Below is a window of Clostridium sp. JN-1 DNA.
CAAAGAAGATATAAATAGAATTTTTAATAAAGGTTTTACTGGAAAGAATGGAAGGATTAAAACTAAATCTACTGGCATTGGGTTATATTATGCAAAAAAGATGTGTAATAATTTAAATATAGATTTAAAGGTAGAAAGTGAAGAGGGGCAGTACACTGAGTTTATTTTAAGTTTTTATAAGCTGGCAGATTACTTCAATGTTACATCGATGTCACAATAGAAACTAATTTGTAACCTAAATAGATGGAAGAAGGTTTCAGTACGAATTATACTATAGATATGAGGTGATAACAGATGAAAAAAATTATAGAGGTATCAAGGTTAACTAAGGATTATGGAAGATTAACCAATAAACATAAGGTGTTAAAAGAAATAGATATAGAAATTAATGAGGGAGAATTTATTAGTATAATGGGACCTTCAGGATCAGGAAAGACTACTTTTTTAAATATTATGTCCACAATAGATAAGGGAACTTCAGGAAAAGTTATAATTGATGGCAGGGATGTAAACAATCTAAAAGGAGAGGAACTAGCTGAATTTAGAAGAGATATAATTGGTTTTGTTTTTCAAGATTTTAATTTGTTAGATAGTATGACAATAAGAGATAACATAGCACTACCACTTACACTAAATAACGAAAAGTTAGAGATAATATTAGAAAGAACTGATAAACTTACAAAGCTTTTAGGTATAGAAAAACATTTAGATAAATACCCTTATGAACTTTCAGGAGGGCAAAAGCAGAGGGCGGCAATCTGCAGAGCATTAATTACATCTCCAAAGGTGGTTTTTGCAGATGAGCCAACAGGTGCTTTGGATTCTAAGGCCTCTGTAGAAGTTCTTGAGTGTTTTGAAAATATAAATAAAACTTATAATACTACAATTGTAATGGTAACTCATGATGCCAGGGCTGCGAGTTATGCAGATAGAGTAGTATTTTTGAAAGATGGGAGTATAAGCGGTGAGCTACAAAGCAGTGGAATAAGAAGTGACATGTTTAAAAGGATTCTTAATATGACAGCAATAATGGGAGGGGAAAAAGATGAACTGTTTTAAACTTTCCTATAAGCTTTTTAAAGATAATATAAGAATATATAAACTTTATTTACTCATTACTACTGTATCTGTTGCAGCTTTTTATAACTTTTTAGCAATAAAAAATAATGATGCGTTTATATCAATAAGTGAAAGGTTTCAGGCAGCAAGCACAGTTAGTATTTCTTGTGGATTTATTTTAGCATGTACAGTAATATATTTTATTTTTAATGCGGACAAGTTTTTTATATTAAATAGACAGAAAGAGACAGCCTTATATATGTTAATGGGGGTTACACAATCAAAAATCAGTCAAGTGTTTGTCATAGAAAGCTTGTTTATTGGATTCTTATCAATATCAAGTGGTCTTGTATTTGGAATAATATTATCTAAATTATTTTTTATGCTTTTAGCTAAATCAATTCATTTAAAGATTGAGGCACCTTTCACAATATCATTAAATTCTATTTATATAGTAATCTTAGTATTCCCTTGCATTTTTGCAATAGTAGCTTACAAAAAATATAGAATAGTAAAAAGAAGTAAGTTAATAGATATGATCAATGCTACAAGGAAAAAAGAGGAACTTCCCAATTTAAGACATTTTAAAGGAATTTTAGGAGTAATATTAATCTTGGCAGGATATTTAGCTGCTGTAATGGTTAAAAGATGGGAAATAGATTTAATGCTTTCCTCTATAGCAGCTTTGCTATGCGTTTCAATTGGAACTTACTTTTTCTTTGGAAGTTTCATGTCAATAGTTTTTGATAAAATAATGAAAAATAAAAAATTAGTATATAAAAAGGTTAGATTATTAAGCATTTCTAATGTGTATTTTAGGCTTAAAGATAATTATAGAAACCTGGCAATGACAACAATGTTATGTGCAGCAGCAATAACAGCCTTTGGATTAAGTTTATCTTTCAAAGAAATTGCAGAAAGAGAGAATATAAAGGAAGCACCCTATAGTTTTTGTTATGAAACTTATGATGAAAATTCAAAGAAGAAAATAGCAGAAATAATTAAAAAAGCTAAAATTAATGAAAATAGATTTATATTAGGGAAAGTTAACTATAAAAGCTATCCTAAAAAAGTAGATTACAATTATGAGGCAATAATAATAAGCTATTCAACTTTAAAAAAGAACTTAGAATTCTTAAATTATAAGGTGCAAGATACTATTGAACCTAGAGGAAAAGAAGCTGTTTTCATATCAAGTGCAACAACTTTAGCATCTCCCTTTAACCTTGTGAAAAAAGAAATAGAGATAAATGGTAAGGATTATATTATAAAAGTGCAAAAAGATATTCCTTTTACTGGAATTATGGATAAGTTAGGATTAAAAAATATATATGTATTAGAAGATGGCGAATATGAAAAGGTAAAGGCAGGTTTTAAGGAAAGAGCTTTAAACTGTGTTCAAATAAGGAAAGATCAAGATTTAAACCGGTTAATATATAATATAAGACAAGCAGTATTTTCAGGAACGGTATATCCCAATATCAATGAGCATACCTGGGACTATTATGCGATTGAAATATTCCATTTTCTTGGTATGGTAATGTCCATAATATTTATACTTTCAACATTCAGTACAATATATTTTAAAATATTAGAGGATGCATTTATGGATAGGGAGCAGTATATAACTTTGAAAAAAATAGGAATGACTAAAAAGGAAGTAAAAAAGTCTGTTTATACACAGGTAGCAATATCCTTTATTTTGCCAGGAAGTATAGCAATATTACATAGTATAGTTGCAATGAAGATGTTAGAACAAATAATGAGCTTTTATTTTAATCTTCAATTAAGTATTTCTTTAGGAATATATTCAATTACAATGATTTTATTCTACATTTTCATAAGTAACAGTTATGCAAATATGGTATATGAGGAAGGTGAAAATAATGCTTAGCAAAATAACAAAGATATTAAGAAGAGTTCTTGCTGTCATATTAACATTGTTAATAGTTATGTGTATAGTAGGTCAAGTACGAAAATATATTGAAAGGAATGATGTTAAACCTTTAGGTACATTGGTGGAGGTTGATGGTAAAAAGATACATGTATATTCAGAGGGGGAAGGAAAGAAAACCATTGTTTTAATGCCTGGTTTAGGAAGTACTGCACCTTCAGTTGATTTTAAACCTTTAATTAATGAATTAAAAAATGACTTTAAAGTAGTTGTTGTAGAACCTTTTGGCTACGGTTTTAGTGATGAAACTTCCAAAGAAAGAAGTGTAGAAAATATTGTAGGTGAAACTAGAATGGCTTTGAAGAAAGCAAAGATTGAGGGACCATACATACTTATGCCCCATTCTATATCAGGAGTATATGCTGAGTATTATGCAGCTGTTTATCCTAAAGAAGTGGAAGCAATTGTTATGTTAGATACAACACTAGTTAAGGCAAGTTTGGAGGAATCAGACAAGGTTGATTTATCCATTGGTAAAAAGCAATTTATGTTAGCAGCTGTGGAAAACTTTTTAGGCGTTGATAGGATGTACTATAATAGCATTTATAAAGATGAAAAATGCTTTTCGCAAAGTGATAAAAAGGACTTAGTTAAAATGGGAGTTCAAAATCCCTTTAACAAAACCATGGAAAATGAAGTTACCATGATATTAAAGAATTGTGAAACTGTAAATAAAACTAAAATGCCAAAGGACCTCCCTATACTTAAATTTATTTCAATTAAATCTATGAAAGATATAAATAATGTGAAGTATACAAATATAATAAATAAAAATTTGGAGGAATTTAAGGAATATACTAAGTTTTGTTACTTTCCTTTAGAAGGAGGACATTATATTTACTATACAAAATCAAAGGATATTGGAAAAGAAACTAGAGAGTTTTTAAGTAAATATTCTAATTGAATGATGTTAATTTAAGGTGGAGTAGTGGATTTTACTCGCTGCGATTCGCCTCCACCAAATTCATGAAAAAGGAATGAATCAGTTATATAATTATTTAGACATTTTTAAATAAAACAATTATTAGAACTTTTGGTGAAGCGGCAGGTTCTTTGAGGCATATATCAGCCGATGCAGTTTGAATTTATTTTCCTGCAATGCAATGCTTGATACGCAATATATGTAAATTACAAGTTCTAGTTATAGTATATTTAATTTGGTAGTGATATTGTAAATGTAATTATACCTTTCTCATAATTTGCCCATATCTTGCCGCCATGGCATTCAATTATATTTTTAGTTATGGAAAGTCCTAATCCTGAGCCTTCATCAGGATTTGTACGGGACTTATCAGCTCTGTAAAACTTTTCAAATAGCATATTTGCATTTTCTACATTTAAGTTTTTACACTTATTACTTATACTAATTACAGCATTTTTATTATTTTGAATTAAAGATAAATTGACACTTGAATGTTTAATGCTGTATTTTAAGGCATTGTACAGCAGGTTATTTAAAGCTCTTACAAATAAATT
It encodes the following:
- a CDS encoding ABC transporter permease, translated to MNCFKLSYKLFKDNIRIYKLYLLITTVSVAAFYNFLAIKNNDAFISISERFQAASTVSISCGFILACTVIYFIFNADKFFILNRQKETALYMLMGVTQSKISQVFVIESLFIGFLSISSGLVFGIILSKLFFMLLAKSIHLKIEAPFTISLNSIYIVILVFPCIFAIVAYKKYRIVKRSKLIDMINATRKKEELPNLRHFKGILGVILILAGYLAAVMVKRWEIDLMLSSIAALLCVSIGTYFFFGSFMSIVFDKIMKNKKLVYKKVRLLSISNVYFRLKDNYRNLAMTTMLCAAAITAFGLSLSFKEIAERENIKEAPYSFCYETYDENSKKKIAEIIKKAKINENRFILGKVNYKSYPKKVDYNYEAIIISYSTLKKNLEFLNYKVQDTIEPRGKEAVFISSATTLASPFNLVKKEIEINGKDYIIKVQKDIPFTGIMDKLGLKNIYVLEDGEYEKVKAGFKERALNCVQIRKDQDLNRLIYNIRQAVFSGTVYPNINEHTWDYYAIEIFHFLGMVMSIIFILSTFSTIYFKILEDAFMDREQYITLKKIGMTKKEVKKSVYTQVAISFILPGSIAILHSIVAMKMLEQIMSFYFNLQLSISLGIYSITMILFYIFISNSYANMVYEEGENNA
- a CDS encoding alpha/beta hydrolase, coding for MLSKITKILRRVLAVILTLLIVMCIVGQVRKYIERNDVKPLGTLVEVDGKKIHVYSEGEGKKTIVLMPGLGSTAPSVDFKPLINELKNDFKVVVVEPFGYGFSDETSKERSVENIVGETRMALKKAKIEGPYILMPHSISGVYAEYYAAVYPKEVEAIVMLDTTLVKASLEESDKVDLSIGKKQFMLAAVENFLGVDRMYYNSIYKDEKCFSQSDKKDLVKMGVQNPFNKTMENEVTMILKNCETVNKTKMPKDLPILKFISIKSMKDINNVKYTNIINKNLEEFKEYTKFCYFPLEGGHYIYYTKSKDIGKETREFLSKYSN
- a CDS encoding ABC transporter ATP-binding protein, producing the protein MKKIIEVSRLTKDYGRLTNKHKVLKEIDIEINEGEFISIMGPSGSGKTTFLNIMSTIDKGTSGKVIIDGRDVNNLKGEELAEFRRDIIGFVFQDFNLLDSMTIRDNIALPLTLNNEKLEIILERTDKLTKLLGIEKHLDKYPYELSGGQKQRAAICRALITSPKVVFADEPTGALDSKASVEVLECFENINKTYNTTIVMVTHDARAASYADRVVFLKDGSISGELQSSGIRSDMFKRILNMTAIMGGEKDELF